A section of the Trichomycterus rosablanca isolate fTriRos1 chromosome 6, fTriRos1.hap1, whole genome shotgun sequence genome encodes:
- the si:dkey-7k24.5 gene encoding somatomedin-B and thrombospondin type-1 domain-containing protein, producing MSERVQEKCYCDQACRRTLDCCYDYHLTCPDVSCEVSEWSAWSGCSEPCKVSVRVRQRSVLQKPENGGKPCPPLQQTAGCAEYHHHQHGHCLKSLVPALITSGGYGSARKKREVTNTSDATGYCVEFDLISVTVACHHSTGPHTQWMLYLREGHRVCMECQSPALAANQKHCTGDGENVEQDRSMSLQWQAMGNPQCRGLWRRIRRQHFCSCPTVHSFLFI from the exons ATGTCAGAGCGCGTTCAGGAGAAGTGTTACTGCGATCAGGCTTGCAGAAGGACTCTGGACTGCTGTTATGATTATCACCTCACCTGCCCAG ATGTATCTTgtgaagtgagtgagtggagtgCGTGGTCAGGCTGTTCAGAGCCATGTAAGGTCTCTGTGCGTGTGAGGCAGCGGTCAGTGCTACAGAAGCCAGAGAATGGAGGTAAACCGTGTCCTCCACTTCAGCAAACAGCAGGCTGTGCAgagtatcatcatcatcagcatGGACACTGCCTTAAATCCCTGG TACCTGCGCTCATAACTTCTGGGGGCTATGGCAGTGCCCGCAAGAAGAGAGAAGTTACTAATACAAGTGATGCCACGGG cTACTGTGTAGAGTTCGATCTCATCTCAGTGACCGTGGCTTGCCACCACAGTACTGGCCCTCACACACAGTGGATGCTGTACCTACGTGAGGGACACAGGGTCTGTATGGAATGTCAGTCGCCAGCTCTGGCAGCAAACCAGAAGCACTGTACTGGAGATGGAGAGAATGTGGAGCAAGACAG AAGCATGTCTCTGCAGTGGCAGGCCATGGGTAACCCGCAGTGCAGAGGGCTTTGGAGACGCATTCGCCGCCAACATTTCTGCTCTTGCCCCACTGTACACAGCTTTCTCTTCATTTAA